The following proteins come from a genomic window of Proteiniphilum propionicum:
- the cas3 gene encoding CRISPR-associated helicase Cas3', giving the protein MNIYAKSGPEWTPLVEHLIHVCTAVEKVAIHLGMNIEVARNGAILHDIGKSHPVFQKRLRNKHRVYVDVFRHEIASLFFLSAFPREQWSELIEMAVSHHKSVKNDVNKLGLLDLEQLCDYEDFHLGNWDKWSEDAWKILLELGVSYKLITVREARENLLYCVKYCAKKNNTRGFSEWKGLLMAGDHLASALIDKTEENSMKLFTKPDLSFYNRTHSLYPLSQIKADSLRKHTIVVACTGAGKTDYLLRRCKGRVFYTLPFQASINAMFKRVGKDLEKDNPNLDIRVLHSTSKIIKGKNTDEEVVLQSQIGASVKILTPHQLSALAFGMKGYEALILDLKGCDVILDEVHTYTGVSQAIVLKLVEVLKRIGCKIHIGTATMPIILYKKIKELLGDDVLEIKLSPTELDKFDRHIIHKISSFYDSEALIKRAISKKKKVLIVLNKVKTAQDIFDYIKSKKEFENIPTMLLHSRFKRGDRNQKEKNLIGLDEDGKSLNVYNTSSDGCIVISTQIVEVSLDISFDIMITECAPLDALIQRFGRVNRVRNLQTIGKYMPVYVISPPDDEKNARPYDLEVLKKSYAQLDDGQVLHERDLQNKIDNIFTQIDFMSIEEHSVFKSNGEISIDCLSHNGKAILFDLLEIDSVACVTESDLYEYENSSFEQRLNLEIPTYYYSVSKKRQSDKGNRPFIVPDCAYCTEKGLLADKINSSTGVIL; this is encoded by the coding sequence ATGAATATTTACGCGAAATCGGGACCGGAGTGGACACCACTTGTGGAGCATTTAATACATGTTTGCACTGCCGTAGAAAAAGTTGCTATTCATTTGGGGATGAACATCGAAGTGGCTAGAAACGGGGCCATTTTACACGATATAGGCAAATCTCATCCTGTTTTTCAAAAACGATTACGAAATAAACATCGAGTCTATGTGGATGTTTTTAGACATGAAATCGCCTCTCTATTCTTTCTTTCTGCTTTTCCTCGTGAACAATGGAGTGAACTGATTGAAATGGCCGTGAGCCATCACAAGTCAGTAAAAAATGACGTTAATAAACTCGGGCTCCTTGATTTAGAACAACTCTGCGATTACGAAGATTTTCACTTAGGCAATTGGGACAAATGGAGTGAAGATGCATGGAAAATTCTTTTGGAGTTGGGTGTGTCCTATAAACTTATTACAGTTCGTGAAGCACGAGAAAACCTGCTTTACTGTGTAAAATACTGTGCTAAAAAGAACAATACAAGAGGTTTTTCCGAATGGAAAGGTTTGTTGATGGCGGGCGATCATTTAGCTTCTGCCTTAATTGACAAAACGGAAGAAAACTCAATGAAACTTTTCACTAAACCTGATCTATCTTTTTACAATAGAACACACTCGTTATATCCTTTATCTCAAATAAAAGCAGACAGCCTCAGAAAACATACTATTGTTGTAGCTTGTACAGGTGCAGGAAAAACTGATTATCTTTTAAGAAGATGCAAGGGACGAGTTTTTTACACCTTGCCTTTTCAGGCATCGATCAATGCTATGTTTAAGCGTGTAGGGAAAGATCTGGAAAAAGACAATCCCAATTTAGACATTCGTGTGCTTCATTCAACATCAAAGATAATTAAGGGGAAAAACACAGATGAAGAGGTTGTTTTGCAATCCCAGATAGGCGCTTCCGTGAAAATTCTCACACCACATCAGTTGAGTGCACTTGCCTTTGGAATGAAAGGTTACGAGGCATTGATTTTAGATTTAAAAGGTTGTGATGTGATTTTAGACGAAGTCCATACATATACGGGAGTTTCACAGGCGATTGTGCTGAAATTAGTGGAGGTGTTGAAACGAATAGGTTGCAAAATACACATAGGTACAGCCACAATGCCCATAATCCTTTATAAAAAGATTAAAGAACTTCTCGGAGATGATGTATTGGAGATAAAGTTATCGCCTACCGAATTAGATAAATTTGACAGACACATTATTCATAAGATAAGTTCTTTTTATGATTCGGAGGCGTTGATAAAGAGAGCAATATCCAAAAAGAAAAAAGTACTGATAGTACTCAATAAAGTAAAAACGGCACAAGATATTTTTGATTATATAAAAAGTAAAAAAGAGTTTGAAAATATTCCGACAATGCTTCTGCATAGCCGATTTAAACGTGGAGATAGAAATCAAAAAGAAAAGAACTTAATCGGTTTAGATGAAGATGGAAAATCATTGAATGTTTATAATACTTCATCAGATGGTTGTATTGTAATTTCAACCCAGATTGTGGAAGTTAGTTTAGATATTAGTTTCGATATAATGATTACAGAATGTGCTCCATTAGACGCCTTAATCCAACGGTTTGGGCGTGTAAACAGAGTAAGAAACTTACAAACCATTGGAAAGTATATGCCCGTTTATGTGATCTCGCCACCGGACGATGAGAAAAATGCAAGACCTTACGATTTGGAAGTTTTGAAAAAATCGTATGCACAGTTAGATGACGGGCAAGTGTTACACGAACGAGATTTGCAAAATAAAATTGACAATATATTTACGCAAATTGACTTTATGAGCATTGAGGAACATTCTGTTTTTAAAAGCAATGGAGAAATCAGCATCGACTGCTTGTCACATAACGGCAAAGCTATTTTGTTTGACTTGCTTGAAATAGACAGCGTTGCGTGTGTTACGGAAAGCGATTTGTATGAATATGAAAACAGCAGTTTTGAACAAAGACTAAACTTGGAAATCCCTACTTATTACTACTCAGTATCAAAAAAACGTCAGTCAGATAAAGGGAATCGTCCTTTCATTGTGCCCGATTGTGCATATTGTACAGAAAAGGGCTTATTAGCCGATAAAATTAATTCATCAACAGGAGTTATATTATGA
- a CDS encoding CRISPR-associated protein Cas7, with product MSTIYVRTLKRAEHTVFCVADGQKTYYDVQFDRYIPFSSGQQVKRSIVDAISNALNEVPSPTTFLFDVTKQKELKEGEVYGTCDPSYADQLFGGWMKAAKGGKDRTLKRRSPLSISAMRALHPLLAGVSRENISFDRSDRPNNEVIVRNADGEIMTEEEISAFLEEKDRSLSRKWIPNNSRATGLFVFDIAIDLRRLFCVSTSQLEPEITEETIVKLRENGWIDTKNAFGECLLAPLALREKWAKALAYAIVNWKITSNQSRTFSLMDTLAIAISDNANLIGGSIRAKLSEENSEKAQPIIEEDMKNVDTFISLQAGGFIQTKGEKIDALEKAEQKLIDLMMAFDYGNQL from the coding sequence ATGAGTACGATTTACGTAAGAACATTGAAAAGGGCAGAGCATACGGTTTTTTGCGTTGCAGACGGACAAAAAACATACTATGATGTTCAATTTGACCGCTACATTCCGTTTTCAAGCGGACAACAGGTTAAAAGATCTATTGTTGACGCCATCAGCAATGCATTGAATGAAGTTCCCAGTCCAACCACTTTTTTATTTGACGTTACTAAACAAAAAGAATTGAAAGAAGGCGAAGTTTACGGGACTTGCGATCCATCTTATGCCGATCAATTATTTGGGGGTTGGATGAAAGCCGCAAAAGGTGGAAAAGACCGTACATTAAAAAGACGAAGTCCGCTGTCCATTTCGGCAATGCGGGCGCTACATCCATTATTGGCTGGTGTGAGCAGAGAAAACATCTCTTTCGACAGAAGTGACCGTCCTAATAATGAAGTAATAGTAAGAAATGCCGATGGAGAAATAATGACTGAGGAGGAAATATCTGCATTTTTAGAAGAAAAAGACAGAAGCCTTAGTCGCAAGTGGATACCTAACAATAGCAGAGCAACCGGTTTATTTGTTTTCGATATTGCTATCGATTTGCGAAGATTATTTTGTGTTTCCACCAGCCAATTAGAGCCTGAAATAACAGAAGAAACCATTGTTAAATTAAGAGAAAATGGTTGGATTGACACAAAAAATGCTTTTGGCGAATGCCTGTTGGCACCATTAGCATTAAGAGAAAAATGGGCAAAAGCATTGGCATATGCCATTGTTAATTGGAAGATAACATCCAACCAATCCCGCACATTCAGCTTGATGGATACTTTGGCAATAGCTATTAGCGATAATGCCAATTTAATAGGAGGTTCAATTCGTGCAAAGCTCTCAGAAGAAAATTCAGAAAAAGCTCAGCCTATCATTGAAGAAGATATGAAGAATGTTGATACGTTTATTTCACTTCAAGCCGGAGGCTTCATTCAAACCAAGGGAGAAAAAATCGATGCACTCGAAAAAGCCGAACAAAAACTAATTGATTTAATGATGGCTTTTGATTACGGAAATCAGCTATAA
- the cas4 gene encoding CRISPR-associated protein Cas4: protein MNLTATHINYQQICKRKLWLFANGINMEHTSDMVYDGKLLHETSYPQRAERYEEMLISAEYEGVSLFGQIDYFDARNNTVHETKRSDKVEEAHSRQLKFYLWLLELNGVEEATGLLEYPKLRKTDEVFLDDKDREQLKKSVSEIKTLIESDTCPPAINAKICKSCSYFDFCYSGE from the coding sequence ATGAACCTCACTGCTACCCACATCAATTACCAGCAAATCTGCAAGCGAAAGCTTTGGCTTTTTGCCAACGGCATCAATATGGAACACACATCCGATATGGTGTACGATGGGAAACTGCTGCACGAAACATCGTATCCCCAACGTGCAGAACGATATGAAGAGATGCTTATCTCCGCCGAATATGAAGGCGTTTCGCTATTCGGACAAATCGATTATTTCGATGCACGTAACAATACCGTTCACGAAACCAAACGAAGCGATAAAGTAGAAGAGGCGCACTCGCGTCAGCTCAAATTCTACCTCTGGTTGCTGGAACTTAACGGTGTAGAGGAAGCCACCGGATTATTGGAATACCCTAAATTACGTAAAACCGATGAAGTATTTCTTGACGATAAAGATCGCGAACAACTCAAAAAGTCGGTATCGGAAATTAAAACATTGATTGAAAGTGATACCTGTCCGCCCGCTATCAATGCAAAAATCTGTAAAAGTTGCAGCTATTTTGATTTTTGTTATTCGGGAGAGTGA
- a CDS encoding Cas10/Cmr2 second palm domain-containing protein, with product MNRYLVKADISGIQNYIFDTTSKKASQNLKARSFYIYVLTHIIEEYLKREFQVEEVIYNGGGNLLICLKAEESVISIKTKELQHNFLTKDVYIHFSWVLYDDDNFKEKNRAVNQLLAKNKLSKNIYPTTFQVTADNIGSENIVKQLINADGFSIIPGETPKGISLVGFSVSFSNAEKSFKNNMINKLPMKDNHTVIDFDSIADSAVMRNADSKLAALKLDVDNLGAVFKNKEKTDYKKLSTGIDVFFSRTLYEKALKKYIDSGDIYPVFAGGDDCFLIGAWDVIFDIAGKIQQLFARAQAEIRSTLTEKEENDITISAGIVVVNAKFPMIRLAEEAENALDLSKTNGKNRITVFGEPLTWQEFESAKDIAYQLSELVVKGESRALIQRVKSSDLGYKSLQNTAVNRGKIEIPKVHRLKYYLRNVKNKENLPVIEGIFNDYTNSLLQDFMHSSTTNNALKYPIAARWAELLTKNLKS from the coding sequence ATGAATCGATATTTAGTAAAAGCCGATATTTCCGGCATACAGAACTACATCTTTGACACAACGTCGAAAAAAGCAAGCCAGAATCTAAAAGCCCGTTCGTTTTACATTTATGTCCTTACTCATATCATTGAAGAGTATCTAAAACGAGAGTTTCAAGTAGAAGAAGTAATTTACAATGGCGGAGGAAATCTGTTAATATGTCTGAAAGCTGAAGAAAGTGTAATTTCTATTAAAACAAAAGAATTACAACACAACTTTCTTACAAAGGATGTTTATATTCATTTTTCTTGGGTATTGTATGATGATGATAATTTCAAAGAAAAAAACCGAGCAGTAAACCAACTTTTGGCAAAAAATAAATTGTCAAAAAACATCTACCCTACTACATTTCAAGTAACAGCTGACAATATAGGTAGTGAAAATATCGTCAAACAGTTGATAAATGCAGATGGTTTTAGCATTATTCCCGGTGAAACCCCTAAAGGTATCTCTTTGGTCGGTTTTTCAGTGTCGTTTTCAAATGCCGAAAAAAGTTTCAAAAACAATATGATCAACAAATTGCCTATGAAAGACAACCATACTGTCATCGACTTTGATTCCATTGCAGATAGCGCTGTAATGAGAAATGCCGACAGCAAACTGGCAGCCCTAAAGCTGGATGTTGATAATTTGGGAGCTGTTTTTAAGAATAAAGAGAAAACTGACTACAAAAAACTTTCCACCGGAATTGACGTTTTTTTCAGTCGAACACTCTATGAAAAAGCTTTAAAGAAATATATCGATAGTGGAGACATTTATCCCGTTTTTGCAGGTGGCGACGATTGCTTTTTGATTGGTGCTTGGGATGTGATTTTTGATATTGCAGGAAAAATACAACAATTATTTGCCAGAGCACAAGCGGAAATAAGAAGTACGCTTACCGAAAAAGAGGAAAACGACATTACAATTTCGGCGGGGATAGTAGTTGTAAATGCCAAATTTCCGATGATACGTTTGGCGGAAGAGGCTGAGAATGCATTGGATTTATCCAAAACAAACGGTAAAAACAGGATTACTGTTTTTGGTGAACCCCTTACCTGGCAAGAATTTGAATCGGCAAAAGATATTGCATACCAACTGTCCGAACTCGTAGTTAAGGGCGAGAGCCGAGCGCTTATTCAAAGAGTAAAGTCGTCGGACTTGGGTTACAAAAGTTTGCAAAACACCGCCGTGAACAGAGGAAAAATAGAGATTCCGAAAGTGCACCGCTTGAAATATTATTTGCGAAATGTAAAAAATAAAGAAAATCTACCCGTTATAGAGGGAATTTTTAACGATTATACAAACAGTCTGTTGCAAGACTTTATGCACTCAAGTACCACAAACAACGCACTAAAATATCCCATTGCGGCGCGATGGGCTGAATTATTAACCAAAAATTTAAAATCTTAG
- the csm2 gene encoding type III-A CRISPR-associated protein Csm2, whose protein sequence is MAEKLKKQFQSKSNAGKSREVKTLHDFAQEVKSQYFEEALFEQLLQLNTSDIGLQKKLPVDTVITAVEKFVKAYSDAISPTQLRNIYSKIKGVTSSLELKLLRPNLAYVAARQQNDREDKAKKMIAFIDLLIQKTDDDSLDSFKKLMEIIIAYHKFYNTKK, encoded by the coding sequence ATGGCAGAAAAATTAAAAAAACAATTTCAATCCAAGTCCAATGCAGGAAAAAGTCGTGAAGTAAAAACTCTTCACGATTTCGCGCAAGAGGTCAAAAGTCAATATTTTGAAGAAGCTCTTTTCGAGCAATTGTTGCAGTTAAACACATCTGATATCGGATTGCAAAAAAAACTTCCTGTTGATACGGTAATCACCGCAGTAGAAAAGTTTGTAAAGGCGTATTCCGATGCAATTTCGCCCACACAATTACGGAATATTTATTCTAAAATAAAGGGTGTGACGTCATCGTTAGAGCTGAAACTATTACGGCCAAACTTGGCGTATGTGGCTGCAAGGCAGCAAAATGACAGAGAGGATAAAGCAAAGAAAATGATTGCTTTCATAGACCTTCTTATACAGAAAACAGATGATGATAGTTTGGATTCTTTCAAAAAACTAATGGAAATCATCATTGCTTATCACAAGTTTTACAACACAAAAAAATAA
- the csm3 gene encoding type III-A CRISPR-associated RAMP protein Csm3: MKLIEKDIISGTILLKTGLHIGGSKSSLDIGGLDSPVIKTPLGVPYIPGSSLKGKIRTLLGLSHGAIKLEEDKQITKKMFGSAEKVWTEPTRLIFRDAVLDVDKFMEDFTNNNASLETDFSEEKYENTIDRKSGKTQGGGLRNIERVPAGAVFSFEIVINIFDKDDKNAMLQELEKGLNLLQDDYLGGSGTRGYGKVEITCNIKNPTTKTYN, from the coding sequence ATGAAACTCATTGAAAAAGACATAATTAGTGGCACCATATTATTGAAAACCGGACTTCACATTGGCGGCTCTAAAAGCAGTTTAGATATTGGCGGATTAGATAGTCCGGTGATAAAAACGCCGCTGGGTGTGCCCTACATTCCTGGAAGCTCGCTTAAAGGGAAAATTCGCACTTTGCTCGGTTTGTCACACGGTGCTATTAAACTTGAAGAAGACAAACAGATTACTAAAAAAATGTTTGGTTCGGCTGAAAAAGTATGGACTGAACCCACACGGCTTATTTTTCGCGACGCAGTGTTGGATGTGGACAAATTTATGGAAGATTTTACCAATAATAATGCTTCGCTCGAAACCGATTTTTCAGAAGAGAAATACGAAAATACTATCGATAGAAAATCCGGGAAAACTCAAGGTGGTGGTTTGCGCAATATTGAGCGCGTACCTGCCGGAGCCGTATTCTCTTTTGAAATCGTAATTAACATTTTCGATAAAGACGATAAGAATGCGATGCTTCAAGAATTGGAAAAAGGACTCAATCTCTTACAAGATGATTATCTAGGAGGCAGCGGAACACGCGGATACGGCAAAGTAGAAATAACGTGCAATATTAAAAATCCCACAACAAAAACATATAACTAA
- the csm4 gene encoding type III-A CRISPR-associated RAMP protein Csm4 yields MRKAIILKCRQGSRFHFGEFARDQSIALFHTADYIHSDVMFAAFISALAQLRPEKTDTFRTHFQEGNIRFSSGFYAIEHKEQMILLLPKPAILNIYPTDNPKKFKKIQFISKGVWEKGIAPDKWFSNDSPCISPNEKSIFLKEEVGNNAIFVLSQKQDIQKVKVRDAEDKDSLYTQTDLVMQGNEDYAVHWYFLAETKLIDEDKKLFSQAIELLVANGIGGERSTGCGNIKSIEYRDFEFQTNQPSNYQVALSLVFPQEKDMDFCKYYQTKFRGGMCFSSEKRLPVATALLEGAVMNEKLKPDVLDFSQNEKKYWKYSGDIFLPLPQLFNP; encoded by the coding sequence ATGCGCAAAGCTATTATCTTAAAATGCAGGCAGGGTAGCCGCTTTCATTTTGGCGAATTTGCAAGGGACCAATCCATAGCACTGTTTCATACCGCGGACTACATACATTCCGATGTGATGTTTGCAGCTTTCATCAGTGCATTGGCGCAGCTGCGTCCGGAAAAAACAGATACTTTCAGAACACATTTTCAAGAAGGAAATATCCGGTTTTCTTCAGGCTTCTACGCCATAGAACACAAGGAACAGATGATATTGTTATTGCCAAAACCTGCTATATTAAATATTTACCCGACCGACAATCCGAAGAAATTCAAGAAAATACAGTTTATATCCAAGGGCGTATGGGAAAAAGGCATTGCACCGGATAAATGGTTTTCAAACGACAGCCCATGCATAAGCCCCAATGAAAAGAGTATTTTCTTGAAAGAGGAAGTTGGTAACAATGCAATATTTGTACTCAGCCAAAAGCAAGATATACAAAAGGTTAAGGTGCGAGATGCAGAAGATAAAGATAGTCTCTACACACAAACCGATTTGGTTATGCAAGGCAATGAAGATTATGCCGTACATTGGTATTTTTTGGCAGAAACCAAATTGATAGACGAAGACAAAAAGCTATTTAGTCAGGCTATTGAATTATTAGTGGCGAACGGTATTGGTGGCGAACGCTCAACCGGTTGCGGAAATATTAAAAGCATTGAATATCGCGATTTTGAATTTCAAACAAATCAGCCGTCGAATTATCAAGTGGCATTATCCTTAGTTTTTCCTCAAGAAAAAGATATGGATTTCTGTAAATACTATCAAACCAAATTTCGGGGAGGAATGTGTTTTAGCTCAGAAAAAAGGCTGCCCGTAGCAACAGCTCTTCTTGAAGGAGCCGTGATGAACGAAAAACTTAAACCAGATGTACTTGATTTTTCGCAAAACGAAAAAAAATACTGGAAATACAGCGGCGATATTTTTCTGCCACTACCACAATTGTTTAATCCTTAA
- the csm5 gene encoding type III-A CRISPR-associated RAMP protein Csm5 yields the protein MSESAYRITTLTPVSIGDGNTLSAFADYVLEKGKIHYINQQAIRDKMGEKSELIDIYVEGMIRGKSNTTNAFNLKDFIVNRLKLTLQQAASHSIDACSVGGKKELYTVVKNVGQSPYIPGSTLKGAIKTALLYDWLINEDEGQLWCSQYVNDFNNEELNKRLILEFDKFELAVSDSSLMRFDALEAIEIKRLNIKKGTLDIPQTREAIKDNNTCECEIRNVRKLIEEKVDGTKVYKNYSWEEFCEIINKFSDDSCNIEWEIMESFKEKLDNKYYKRLENFYSIVQKKAENNTTAYLRLGAGKGFYFNSVALSLFDTDTTDDKSRFLKLLKANGYGKVYKPQTRREESYDLKADQFPITRFVEIIDTKPLGWVKIEKIDNYGKKSFD from the coding sequence ATGAGCGAATCCGCATACAGAATAACAACTCTTACGCCTGTTTCCATTGGCGATGGCAACACGCTGTCCGCATTTGCCGATTATGTACTGGAAAAAGGAAAAATCCACTACATCAACCAACAAGCTATAAGAGATAAAATGGGCGAAAAATCCGAACTTATTGATATTTATGTAGAGGGAATGATTCGGGGTAAATCCAACACCACCAACGCGTTTAACTTGAAAGATTTCATTGTAAATAGACTCAAACTAACATTACAACAAGCAGCTTCGCACAGTATAGACGCGTGTAGTGTAGGTGGTAAAAAAGAATTATATACCGTTGTGAAAAATGTGGGGCAATCGCCTTACATCCCGGGTAGCACGCTCAAAGGTGCCATAAAAACCGCGTTGCTTTATGATTGGCTTATTAACGAGGATGAAGGACAGCTGTGGTGCAGTCAATATGTAAACGATTTTAATAATGAAGAATTAAATAAAAGGCTTATTCTAGAATTCGACAAATTTGAACTTGCCGTAAGTGACAGTTCTTTGATGCGATTTGATGCTTTGGAGGCAATAGAAATCAAACGATTGAATATTAAGAAAGGCACTTTGGATATTCCGCAGACAAGGGAAGCAATAAAAGATAACAATACCTGTGAATGCGAAATAAGAAACGTACGGAAACTTATAGAAGAAAAAGTAGATGGGACGAAAGTTTATAAAAACTATTCGTGGGAAGAGTTTTGCGAAATAATTAACAAATTTAGCGATGATTCTTGCAATATAGAATGGGAAATAATGGAATCCTTCAAAGAAAAATTGGATAATAAATATTATAAACGTCTTGAAAATTTCTACTCCATAGTTCAGAAAAAAGCCGAAAATAACACAACCGCCTACCTGCGTTTGGGAGCAGGCAAGGGATTCTATTTCAATTCGGTAGCACTCTCTTTATTCGACACAGACACAACAGATGACAAAAGTCGATTTCTTAAATTATTGAAAGCAAACGGTTACGGCAAAGTGTATAAGCCACAAACACGGCGAGAAGAATCGTATGACCTAAAAGCAGACCAATTTCCGATAACACGGTTTGTGGAAATAATAGATACGAAGCCTTTGGGCTGGGTGAAAATTGAAAAAATAGATAATTATGGCAAGAAAAGTTTTGATTAG
- the csx2 gene encoding TIGR02221 family CRISPR-associated protein: MARKVLISFIGTGPLNKNNSAERIYKTAKYKLGENIEETSFLASALGKFLDVDTYFLFGTMKSMWEAVYEKFAEQKRLEIDEAYWLQLSEQCGENANHNSKLDVSLFQKIEIILGNDSKIFPIYYGLNEKEIEENFSIFADAMSYLQDGDEIFLDITHSFRSLPLFATTALSFIKDVADKKISFSGIYYGMLEAGREFGGIVPVVNLSYMSELQNWIKGAYSFNHFGNGYLLAELLREKNKTTSDKLTQFTNVLSMNFIHEIKSQISLLTSLASNTYPLPEQIILPKAFSAFAKRFSNLKKQSEYQFELSVWHKENSNYGLSYLCLVEAIVTYVCEQEGSVATDEIARNSAKDSIYNDSRYSHIKSIHCKANTYRKNSAHLLENVQVNAQKAVTELSILLLEFNKILKSNAY; the protein is encoded by the coding sequence ATGGCAAGAAAAGTTTTGATTAGTTTTATTGGTACAGGACCTTTAAATAAGAATAATTCGGCAGAAAGAATTTACAAAACAGCCAAATATAAATTGGGAGAAAATATTGAAGAAACGTCATTTTTAGCTTCGGCTCTCGGAAAGTTTTTAGATGTGGATACCTATTTTTTGTTTGGTACAATGAAATCAATGTGGGAAGCAGTATATGAAAAATTTGCAGAGCAAAAACGGTTAGAAATAGATGAAGCTTATTGGCTTCAGCTTTCGGAACAATGTGGAGAAAATGCCAATCACAATTCAAAATTAGATGTCTCATTATTCCAAAAAATTGAAATAATCTTAGGAAATGATTCAAAAATTTTCCCCATTTATTACGGTTTGAATGAAAAAGAGATTGAAGAAAATTTCTCTATTTTCGCTGATGCTATGAGTTATTTGCAAGATGGAGATGAAATCTTTTTGGATATTACCCACTCTTTTCGTTCGTTGCCACTATTTGCCACGACAGCCCTGTCTTTCATAAAAGATGTAGCAGATAAAAAAATATCTTTTTCGGGAATATACTACGGAATGCTTGAAGCCGGAAGAGAGTTTGGAGGTATTGTGCCGGTAGTAAATCTATCGTATATGAGTGAACTTCAAAACTGGATAAAAGGTGCATATTCTTTTAATCATTTTGGAAATGGATATTTATTAGCCGAATTGTTACGAGAAAAAAACAAAACGACATCAGATAAGCTAACGCAGTTTACTAATGTGTTGTCAATGAATTTTATACACGAGATAAAAAGCCAAATTAGCTTACTCACATCGCTGGCTTCAAACACGTATCCACTACCAGAACAGATTATTTTGCCGAAAGCATTCAGCGCGTTTGCAAAACGTTTCTCAAATTTAAAAAAACAATCCGAATATCAGTTCGAATTAAGTGTTTGGCACAAAGAAAACTCAAACTACGGATTGTCTTATTTGTGTTTGGTTGAAGCAATCGTAACCTATGTTTGTGAACAAGAGGGAAGTGTGGCAACCGATGAAATTGCAAGAAATAGTGCCAAAGATAGCATTTATAATGATAGCCGTTATTCGCATATTAAATCAATACATTGCAAGGCGAATACATACCGAAAAAACTCTGCCCATCTATTAGAAAACGTGCAAGTGAATGCTCAAAAAGCTGTGACAGAATTGAGTATCCTCCTTTTAGAATTTAACAAAATACTGAAATCCAATGCTTATTAA
- a CDS encoding CRISPR-associated protein, whose protein sequence is MLINLTNHPVSQWSDKQRNEALRMFGEITDIPFPRIFPEAGTGEIVYVVDEYVEKILKLGMQNTSITVHIMGEHTFCYNLIRKLLAKGIPCVASTSQRMVEETASHEKMVRFDFVRFREYV, encoded by the coding sequence ATGCTTATTAATCTTACTAACCACCCTGTTTCGCAATGGAGCGACAAGCAGAGAAACGAAGCTCTACGGATGTTTGGCGAAATAACAGATATTCCTTTCCCAAGAATTTTCCCGGAAGCGGGAACAGGAGAAATAGTATATGTGGTGGATGAATATGTGGAAAAAATACTAAAGTTGGGAATGCAGAATACGTCTATTACTGTTCATATTATGGGCGAGCATACGTTCTGTTATAATCTAATCAGGAAATTATTGGCAAAAGGCATACCTTGCGTGGCATCTACAAGCCAGAGGATGGTGGAAGAAACGGCATCCCACGAAAAAATGGTAAGGTTTGACTTTGTCAGATTCCGAGAATATGTTTAA